GTCATTGGTAACTCAAGTTTACATTTATTGTTTCGTTTGGTCATCTAACTTTTTCATGAACATGTTATGGCTTGAACAGTTACAATTACTGCATGTAGGCACATAAATATCAGAGCAAAACAAAGAAGCAATACTTTAGTATATtgttgtatacatgtatattaacaTGCCCATTGATCAAGTTGAATTCAATGTAGACTTGTGCCTGGAATTACAATttatgaaactgaaacttgttaAATATAAGTACCAAGTTATGTTGAGTTCACACTGGAGGTCTTGCATTACACCTATTTCTTACAATAAGGTAATAGGTTGTTTGCCTCTTGGCCTCATTTGATATAGTTACATGTAGGTAACAGGCTGTTGGCCTCTTGGCCTTATCCTTAAAACAAGAAGTGGCATATGAATATTGTAACTGAGAAGAGAAACAGGCTACTTAAATTGACAGAAAAGTAAAACTGTTGTGCATTGTTCCGATGAAAAATCATATTTCAGTTTTCATTTCccctaaaataataattaaaaataattggaGGACAATAGCTCTAATTTCTAGTCTTTTGCTTCTTGTTTTAATGATCAGTATTTCAAACAGTGTTACAGTATTATAGTATCAAAAGGCTTTGAGTtgaattaaaatgatttttcatgaatttaaaattaGTGGCTGATAGAAAACtgtttcattgatttgaaacaaaataatgttatcTTACACTTGTTCCTGCCACAAATTCTTTGCTAGAGCCTCCCTGATACCTCCAGCAACACGAGATGAATCTCTTGTTTTGGTGCCGTTTCGCATAAATAACAATTCTCTGATCTCATCCCTACTTCTCCTCTTTTGGGTAAAAGGGTCAGTTGTCAGATCCAGCTGGGGAGGAAGAGTATCATTTGCAGCAATACAGATGTTATGGAGAACAATACATGTTAGGGCAGCCAGCTTTACTGCATCTGGTTGGCATTCTAGCTTTCGATATAACACCCTCCACCTGCTCTTCAGTTGACCAAAAGTTCGTTCAGTTACCATCCTAGCACGGCTCAAGCGATAATTGAAATAACCCTGCTCAGGTGTAAGTTTTTCATTACCATATAGTTTCATCAACCATATTCGAAATGGAAACGCTGAATCTCCTAAAATCATTGGATAAACCTCAGTGTCTCCAATTGTTTTAGTAATTGGTGGTATGATATTGTTTTCGGTAATATCATGCCACAGTTCAGTTGACTGAAAAATCACAGAATCATGTGAATTTCCAGGGAAACCAACGCTTGCCCAGATAAAGCGGTCCTGTGCATCAACAATTGCCATCATGAGTATGGAATAAAAGTTTTTAAAGTTATGATATTCTTTACAGGCTTTCAGTCCACCTGGTGGACACTGAATAGGAATGTGACACCCATCTATAGCACCCCAGCAAGAAGGAAACTGCCATAACATTTCCATATCAACCATTTTCTCTTTGAAATTATGTTCAGTAGTTGGAAAATAAGCTTGCACTGACTCTTTCCATAGGTTTCGTATTATTGCTTCACAAACTTCTTTGACAATGTTGTGAA
The genomic region above belongs to Montipora capricornis isolate CH-2021 chromosome 5, ASM3666992v2, whole genome shotgun sequence and contains:
- the LOC138050127 gene encoding uncharacterized protein, which encodes MARFNTKALLLEKISRERQRRRELRRRMLTLVVLRKRFLARLCLWICLLFQSVESNDIQRHRSCRRSVRNTGWWELVWATYDEGRFKKAFRVSRETFDFILKSIRPDIEKNTVTEIPVSPECRLAICLYRLGRGDYLYTIAELFGLGVATVHNIVKEVCEAIIRNLWKESVQAYFPTTEHNFKEKMVDMEMLWQFPSCWGAIDGCHIPIQCPPGGLKACKEYHNFKNFYSILMMAIVDAQDRFIWASVGFPGNSHDSVIFQSTELWHDITENNIIPPITKTIGDTEVYPMILGDSAFPFRIWLMKLYGNEKLTPEQGYFNYRLSRARMVTERTFGQLKSRWRVLYRKLECQPDAVKLAALTCIVLHNICIAANDTLPPQLDLTTDPFTQKRRSRDEIRELLFMRNGTKTRDSSRVAGGIREALAKNLWQEQV